Part of the Drosophila pseudoobscura strain MV-25-SWS-2005 chromosome 2, UCI_Dpse_MV25, whole genome shotgun sequence genome, AATGACAGTGCTAGAACTCGCTCTTGCCATCGCAGGCCACAATCTTCACCTTGTCCACCTTGACGAATTCGTGCACCTCCCGAAATTCCACATCGTTCAGCATCAGCGTCCAGACATTGTCACAGAAACGGTAGGTGTTCAGCTTGCCCGCCTTGAAGGTGACGCGCGCCTTTACGCGCTGGTTTAGGGCATTGTTGATGCTCTTGTCGAACTGGAGGAGCACCTTGAAGGCCAGTCCTGGCGTGATCTGGCCGTACTGCAAGGGAGAAGGGCACCAAAAGTTATTGTTTAATTATTGCATTCGCAATGCGCAAAAATGCAGACAGTCCAGACTGTGAGCCATCTTGTTTCCGCACCCTGCGACTCACCTGGATCAGCTCGTCTAGACTCTCCTGCAACGTGTTGCCCAGGGTGGTGTTGCGGTACAGCTGGTAGGACATTATTGCGTTGTTTTTACCGAAAAATTgcgttttttaattaaaattttcacGCTCGGTTGCCGCAGTGCCTATCGATAGAATAAAATATCGACCCTTGGAAATATACCTAAATATACCACCTCattctaaaaatataccgcAAATATACTGACGCATTCAagttttattatatttttgatcttccgtggaatattactatatatatagagcatttagccatgcccacataattttatacgattaatgaataaattttctacaagattggatagtttttaatccttgcttttattgaattttgtgtAAAAAGAGGTTTAAACGGAAAAGTTCGACAAAAAAAGAGTCACTGTGATGCGTGTAGGCCTTGgaataccctattttgttaattttatatgatgatgaaacgtgatttattaagaccttttctcaaattgatattcctTAGAAATATTCAAGTACAATATTAGTAtcttgtgtatatttatggcgatcctgatacctactgagccttggaagacaaacgtattcacaattctataacaacCATTtgccccagggtatgtgtgcatggaattagcaacatgtttttgtatggaatgggactcattgttgcaatagcgaaactgcggcgaatcgggtattacctatatttcaagctttATCGAtttgcccacttagctttatcccatagataaatgcattttttaaaAGATTGTTTCTTTAAATTAccttaatgtattttatttgactAAAATACGGTTTTCAAAGAAATGTTGacgcaacatgtttgtgtatggaatgggactcatgttgcaaaagcgaaactgcggcatatacaaattttgttCAAGACCAGTGTGACCcggtctcatttaaaaaatataccgtaaaaatgttgacgaattcaagttctattttacaaaTTCGTATACAATTCTTTATTCCGTTCAATAATGCTGCCTAACTAAAACCAttagctctgcccacataattttaggccattaatgaatacattttctacctGATTGATTACTTTTAAATACAGCTTTTTAACGTATTTGAACTAAAACacggtttaaacaaaaaatgtcaGCAAAAAACATGCATCGATCTTGATGCATGACAATTGCCGACTGATATGAAACTTACTAACGCGCgtagaaattaattttaaaatgaacTCAAACAGATCTTTTCTTTTGCAGCTTGTGTAACTGCTAATTGATTCATTTGGTGGTAATTAAATTGATTAGAACTAAGGTTGTGAAGCACATAGCCTTGACTCAGTGAACGATTAACTCTAAATTTATGATTCGTGACTCTCAAAAGTTCCTAATTGATGTTGGGCCTGGGAAAGGGTATTCCCAAAAAGGGATATCAGATGATCAGAGCCCCGCAGCTAACACGCAAATTTCAGTCACACCACTTTTGGGCTTTCATTATTCCCCCAAATATGCAGATCGGATTAGATGCGTTCTCATAATGAAGTTATGATGTGTGGACCGACATAAACAACCTGTCAGTTGGGCCTCTTTTCTGCTCTTTGCCCAAGCTATTAGCCAAAAAAATGTTGGAAAGACACCAAAAGCGCTTTTGTGGACGGTCAAGGCGCGAagtaaacaaataattttgGTCAACGATTTGTACGTGTTTCTGTAATTAACACATTTTTGATTCATAtagcaaatacatatattgtagTAGATTTGGGCGCCGGGCAGGAGCTGGGACTTATCAACGTCATTTctattgctgctgttgtccgcCGTTTCACTTTTATTCGCAGGAAATTTAATCATTTCTGTCTGCAAAGGTTCGATCGGACAGAGTCGATGACAAAGCAAAGGTAATCTCGATCCACATGGTCGGTGTTATCAGGAAAAATATAGTAAAAGGGTCACCTAGGGGGGACGTCAAACAAATTCGTCTGAAATTGTTTAGCACTTTTCGAACCAATGGAAACCTTGGAAATTTACAAGTCAACTGTTGTCAACTCTTTAAAATTATCAAGTGAGAAATTTGGCAAGTCAGAAGAATCGGATCTGTCTCTATATCAAGCatctccctcccctccccccagaAATAGATTTCCCTGTAGACTGTTTTGACAGCTGACGCATTCATTCCCCGTTTTTCCTTAGTTTGTTGTTTTAGTTTTGGAAAAAAGATAAGGTCCATCGATAACAATATATCTAACATGGATTACCTTGTAGGACAGGCGGTTCGGGGCTTATCTATGTCCAAACAGCAGAATcataatgaaacttttgttTTGACAGCATTATCATGCGgatgctaaaaataaatttctttttttttcgaacTTTGCCGTAATCTGCATTTGCAAACGATGACGTTCGCGTTTCCCCAGGAAAGTTCCCCATTCCGTTTAAATAAAGGAATTCCTTTTCGGAGCGTACGATTATCTTGAATGCTAATTAGGCTATTCTGTTCTATGACGAATAATGCGCCATTGTCCCCAACAAATAGTAAGAAAAACTTCCAGTTTCAACAATCGCAACAATCTCCCAGTTATCATTTAATAATCacggagcgagagagaggaacagagagagagagcggcaaaAGCTGCTTAAGTGATTAGCACATGTTTATAGAGACCATTTCTATGCGTTCTAtctgtcgctctctcgctACCCGCACTGCTGATTAGTTCCAGTGTGTTTGCTATCACTATTATCACTTGAATTAGGCACAATCAGGTGGGATACGAGTGCCGGCCGTGCCCAGATGTCCATCTGTCCATACTCTCATTTGTATATCTGCTGTATGCCCTCTGATTGGGATTGCAACTTGGGCTTAACTAAGAGAGCAGTCACCCAAAACATAGTgcagcggagagagagagagagcagtcGACAAAGTGCAGGAAAGAGAGAGTccaagcgagagagagcttaTTTCCTTCTTGAATGAAACTTAAGCTTAATGGTGGAACCATCTATTTGCACaagagagcgagggagcgaCAGCCActgcgcgagagagagagaggccagCTGCCAGCTTTGACGATCGCGCTCCGCTGTCGGTCTCCACCGGGTTGGCGTTGGCGCTTGCCTCCAATCAGTTGTTTTCGAGAGCTGTTTGAAGTTGGTTGGCATTTGGCATTGCccctagcagcagcagcagtagcagcagcgccttccccacccccctcaAGGCTGTGTTTTCTAGTTAGTGTGTCTGTTTAGGCTAATCGTGTGCGCTGCGAAAAACTGAGCTGCCGCTCGCGTTGTCGCCGCCGTCGTCGTTCTAAGTTTGTGTGAGTGTCGAAaagaaatacaacaaaaataatataataaaaaattaagtgAAATAAACGCAACTAAACATTTGAAAACGGGGCAAAAACCCGCTCTAGTTTGAGTTACGGTTAACTGTTGACCGTTGTTGCCAAGCGTGGCCCGGCGTCGAGTCCCGTTCCGCAGAGACCAGACAATAATATAATGCTttaattgtatatttatatacttaCGTTTCTGTATTCATTTGCATTGTGACAAACAAAACGATGGCGTTGTTTCCCaaacagccacagacacagcgaaaaatacaaacaataaTCATGGCAAGAAAATCTGTAAAATAAATGAACTTTTTgtagataaaaaaaaagtacagaGTCAGAACCTGGTAAAAGATCACGAAACGCGGTACACAAACGTTGTTGCCGAATGCCGTATGCTGTCGTTTGTCGCAGACGgaaaacaaatacatatacacatacaccatacacccacacacccacacacacacacagacaaccGCCCACGAGTCTGGAGCTACTCTGAAGATTTGCACAAGTGTAAAAAGacacaaaaccaaaacgaaacgaaagacaAGACCAAAAGCAGCCTTGACTaaagcgcaaaaaaaaaacccgcaACTAAAGTAAAGTCAGATAAAACAATTGCTCTTAAATTGCACAACGGAAATTTgattgcaacaaaaataaaaaaataaatatataatcaCGGAATAATTCCATAATTGTGtaagaaaaatatgtaaatgaaCAATAGAATTTATAAAGAAGGCGAATAAAAAACATAATGcgtatattttatatgtgAGTGTGGTGCCCCACAAATACTAAGTATTTTTTATGTTCTTCTTCAGTTGTATAAAGAGAAGATTGAGATCAATAAACCACCTTAAAGATACACCGGAAATGGATTACATTGTGAAGGCCTACAAAGATTGGAAACTGCATTCGCAGGTGAGTCACAGAAGCAGGGAGAAGGGAGAGTGTTCGAGGAGTGTTTTGTGCAAGGTTAGGGTGGCTCTCGATTTTAGCAACAAAAGATTTTCGAAAACTCTAAGAAAGTCTTGTAAAATGTGCACTGCTTGCAAGAAGTACAGCCTTCTCAGAACTGCTTGTTGATCCAAGCAGTTTACTCAACGAAACTTTACTATAGAGTGTATTCCTTGTAACTGTTCCAAGTCCAATCGGATACAGTTTCGTTCTTCCATTCGTTTTCAGTTTGAACAAAGTAAAAGATACTCAAATTCACGCCTAACGGGCTTCTTTTCTCCGACTTTGTTGGCTTTcttgaaaaaaaaatgaaatcgatttctgtgtttgcttttttcttgtcattaatatttttttgcaaCATTTCTGCGGGCCAGAGAGGCAGAATATGAAAGGCTATAAGCGGTCGTTAGCTCTTGGAGTGAAGCCAAAGTCGATATGAAtgcacacaacacacacacacacacacacacacacacacacagaatacTTGTATATAACCAACACCACTCCAAGATCGGCAGCAgacagaatcgtagaggaggGGAAGCTAGCAGTAGGCAACGGACGGACTGGGTTCGGTGGCGTTGGAGCCAAAGTGCTTAGCCGCATTTAAGAAAGACCAAGCCAAAAGCCACACGGCAATAGCCAAACacaataataaattattcTCTGATATACGATCATGTCGAAATGCTCTCGCATTACCCAAGGAAAAACACAGCATTGGTTGAATGTTGCTTTTGTGCACCCTACACGACACGCAAGGATCGGTTTTATAGTAGATACTCGTTCCCTCAGGAGTATCTTTTGCCTTGGGTGCCCAACCTGGCATTACTTTCATCTCTTTCGTCTTGGTTGCTGGCTGTGGAGCGAGTGCGAATGCCACCAAAGTGGGCTAAGATCGTGGCCAACGAACCAATGCGATGAGTAAGCCCCACAGTCACATCTGGCCAaaagcagtggcagtggcagtcgcagccgcagtcgcaaTCAACTTATGCGGCGGCTCTCCGACTGAATTGCAAATGAGTTTGTGCGGAATGGAGAAACAGCATTAAACCGaacacaaaatgcattttacaCGCTGGACTGCAGCCGCCTCTAATTGGGCCAAATGCACATTGCACATACGCGGGGTTTTGCTGGGTATAAAGTTGATTCCGCGCTGCATTCCTTTTGCTGTCTAAAAATATCCTTAACCTTGGCGGCTCGGAGTTCTCCTTCTTATCGTTGGGGTTCAATGGCCGCCCCCCGCCACACCCACCGCGGTGTCCGGTTTTGTTAGCATCTCTTTCGCACACAACGACGCCATCTTGCAttggttgtgttttttgggGTCACACTGCACCAGTGCAGTGTGCACCCATCCGCACAATCCAGAGCAGAGCCCCGGTCTGTCCTTCAGCGATAGCGCCAGACTGACACACTTTTTGAATTGCATTTGAATAAGTTTGTGGCCCGTATCTGGCCTTCACTAATCAGTTGACTGTGTTCACCCACACCCGACAGTCGAAACTCCAACCTCCCCCCTGATTTGGTAATTGTTTCGGGCCATGCTGCGGGTTGATTTCAAGTTGAAGCATACTTTTATATGTATCGTTTCAAAATTGGGTCACAAACCTTGGTTTTTTGGGGAATATCTTACCATTTGTCAACACTAATTCTGGCttggtttctgtttcgaaTAAGTAAGTACTCGATTTATTCCGATAAGCGACCTTAGTCTAGGTGTTTATGGGATGGACATTTTCGTAGTTCGATTTCCCTAATATTCAATATTGAATCTATCCCAAAAACCGCATTTATTTAAAGTTATGTCGAAAGAGAAATGTGTATCATGTGTACTTTCAAAAGTGTCCAAGGCCGTGCCACATAAAATTTACAAATTACCAGCCaggaattgaaaaaaaaacctactTTGAGACGCGTGAAAGCCCCCCAAAGACCCCCATAAACCGTTGCCGCATCTTGGGGAATGCCAAAATAGTGAGTCAACCGATCATCAGATCTTCGAAGCTGCCATCTCTTGGATTGGATAATTATCATCAAGTTTCTGCTTCCCATTGCACTGTCGGCAGCTCAAAGACTGGTTTTGGGTTCtatctttgtttgtttttttcggggtattattttaatatatttttccttGGGGGTTATTTCTGATTACGGATTACGGATTTTCCATATATAAAGTTTATCTTTTGTCCGCCTAACCGGTTCGAATTGAGCTCTAAGAAATCTATGGCTGATATGGCTCGAATTGTTTTGATTGTGattcgaaagaaaaaaaaaacaaaatgggAGTAACAAATGATAAGTCAGCATTTTGTGTGGGAATGAACAGAATCGGACGatattttgta contains:
- the TfIIA-S gene encoding transcription initiation factor IIA subunit 2 translates to MSYQLYRNTTLGNTLQESLDELIQYGQITPGLAFKVLLQFDKSINNALNQRVKARVTFKAGKLNTYRFCDNVWTLMLNDVEFREVHEFVKVDKVKIVACDGKSEF